The sequence GGGGAATTACAGAGAATTTCTATTGCTAGGGCGCTCCTATCTAAACCTAATTTAATGATCGTAGATGAACCTGTATCTATGATCGATGCATCTATGAGAATGAATATATTAAATATGTTTAAGAGTCTCCGAGATGATGATAAGGTATCATTCATTTATATAACACATGATCTCGCAACAGCCTACTACATAAGTGACGACATAGCAATAATGTATAGGGGAATCATTGTGGAAGCGGGCCCTGCTGAAAAGGTGCTTACGGAAAGATATCACCCCTATACTAAGGCTTTGATAGAGGCTTTACCTGAATATAGCAAGAGAAGCGAGTGGTTCACTAGAAAAACAAAGCCTCCAGGCATAGAAGTTAAGGAGTTCGTAATGCCCTACTGCAAATATGCTCATTCATGTCGTTTCAAAATGGATATATGCGATCAAAAAAGGCCTCCCATGATCAATATCAATGGAGTAAAAGTTTCTTGCTGGTTATACAAAAAATGAGCGGGATGAAAAGCAGGACTCTTTTATCATAATTGTTGTAAAACTTAAAATACTAGGTTTAAAATATTTATTACATGGTTGGCCTAATGTCGTTGAATAAGTTTTACATAATAATTCTTTTGAGTATTATAGCAGCTTTATTATCACAAATTATTCTAGTTAACGCTAAGGCTAACATTGAAGTTTTCATCTACGATTTCCCCGAATTTGAAAGTTCAAAATATATGAATAATTACCTCAGCAAATACTCTGAATTAAAACCGACATTCTATTATTTGAATGATTCAAGTAATTTAAAGGACTTTTTGAACATAGCTAATCTACTAGTTACACATGGCGTTTCTGTATTACCACCCAACTTCTGCACTCCCTGTGAAATGGCACGAGGATTAAATTGGCAGGAGATTTACATACAATACCTGACGCCATTAACTCTAATCTTTCGGGATGGAAGATTAATGGCGATGGTGATTTCAAGATACGATGAGAATACGTTGGAGCAAGCGCTCACGCATTCTAGTTCTGGCAACAAAACAAAAGTATTTTTATCTGGCGGAAGTACGGAATTGTTGAAGGATGAAGCGAGAACTAAATTAGAAGAACTTTTTAAAAATAAAATAAGATATCAGGTAAACTTCTTTCATATTTTGCCCATCATCGTCATAGCAGCATCCCTGGATGCCATAAATCCATGTGAATTTTTTATTCTTATTGTTTTTCTCTCGTTAGTTGCTATACGATTTGGAAGAGAAGCCCTTTTAAAGTTTGGGTTAGCCTTCTCAGTGGCGATTTTCGCCGCCTATTTTATGATGGGTCTTGGAATATGGAGGTTAATCGGTTACCTTCATGAGGCACGAATAGTAGTTATCATTTTAGGCTTATCTCTTGGGCTTAGGTCGATGCTAAACTTTATTTTTGGCCTTTTTGGTTTGTCGATAGGCTTCAGAGAAACTATTGGAAGTCTTCTAAACAAGAGGTTTAAGCGCATACCAAAGCTCATCTCAGAAAAAGTTGCTACTCAATTAAGAAGGTTTTCCAATAACCCCGTATCAGCTTTCCTCACGGGAATAGTCACGAGCATATTCCTTCTCCCATGTACGTCAGGGCCATATTTAATTGCCCTAAGCCTTATAGCAAACCTAGAAACGCAAATGCAAGGGCTCTTACTTCTCATATTATATAATGGTATAATAATGGCACCGTTCTTGGTGATAACTTTTGGCATTTACCTATTAAAAATTAAAAGTAGCCGATTAAAAAGGTGGTTTTCTACAAAACAGAGGTGGCTAAATCTTATAAGCGGACTATTAATGTTAACCTTAAGCATTTACTTAATTTTCTATGCATTGTAGGAGAATTTCCAGAAGCGCTTAGGAGACAAGAGATGAATCCTTGGCCAAGAGAATATGCACAATGGAAGTAAATATTCATGGCTTTTCCAGATGGTGAGGGATAAATTTTATCGGTGGATTGGTGCGGGGGGTGGGATTTGAACCCACGAACCCCTTCGGGACGGGATACCCCATCGTTGGATCTTGAGTCTTACGCGCACATGGCCTTTTATCCGTCATGTGCTCCGCGCATCTGGTCTCTGCCTTAATGTTTGACCTAGCTCTGCCACCCCCGCATTAACCACATATTTTTTAGGTAAAAAAATATACTTGATCTCACCATTAAATTTATCTCTTGAGAGCGAGGGAGGCATGCTGTTGAGCGAGGATGAGATTGTTGAAATTATTGAGAATGCTAGCAGGAGCGTTGTGAACATTAATACTTTAAGGGTTTTCCACGACTTCTTCTATCAGGTTGTCCCAGTTGAGGGTATAGGTTCAGGCTTCATATTTGAGGAGAGGGGATACATTTTAACCAATTATCATGTTGTTGAAGGGGCTGAGAGGATAATTGTCACTTTAACCGATGGACGCGTCTTTGAGGCTAAGCTCGCTGGAGCCTACAGGGGTTTAGATATAGCGGTCCTGAAGATAGATGCTGAGAACCTAGTGGCCGCTAAGCTAGGCGACTCCGATAAGTTAAGGGTTGGGCAAAGGGTTTTCGCGATAGGAAATCCCTTTGGGCTGGCTGGTGGGCCAACAGTCACGTCGGGAGTTATAAGTGCGCTGAGAAGGACGATTCATTCTGAAAGGGGGATTTTTAGGGATCTTGTTCAGACGGATGCTGCCATCAACCCGGGGAACTCCGGCGGGCCGCTCATAAACATTAATGGCGAGGTTATCGCAATAAACACGGCTATAATACCTTTCGCTCAGGGAATAGGTTTCGCTATACCGATAAATGCCGCTAAGGAGGTTGCTAGAGAGATAATATTGCGTGGCTACTATACGAGACCTTGGCTTGGAATCGCTGGCGTAAGCATAAATAGGCGCATAGCCGAATACTATGGTCTACCAGTTGAGCATGGCGTGCTCGTTGCTAGGGTTACACCTGGAAGCCCCGCGGATAAGGCTGGGATAGAGCGAGGCGACATAATACTTGAGTTTGATGGGAGACGTATTGGTGGAGTAGAAGAACTTCAGGGGATCATTTCTGAGAAAAAGCATGGTTCTGAGTGCGAAGCCGTAATTCTAAGGGGTGTAAGAAGGTTTAGGGTGAAAATTATATTGGAGAGGGAGCCCTGAATCAATTGGGCGCCAACCATATATTCTGGTTAACATTATAATCTCTATGGTGATGTTAAATGCCCATAGACCCGGACTTCCATAAGAAGAGGAAGATCGTTGATAACCATAAGGGGCATGCCGTCTGGGGCCCCATTGAGCCGCCCACAAAACTTGGAATTCATGGAACAAATGTCGCCGTTGACTGGGATATATGTGAGGGATGCGGAACATGTATCGACGTCTGCCCAGTAGGCCTTTATGATTGGGCTGAGGCGCCCGGTCATCCGGTTTCAGAGAAGAAGTCGGATCCAGTTAGAGAGTCTGAGTGCATACAGTGCTTAGCATGTGAAACCCAATGTCCAACGCAAGCGATAAAAATCACCCCGCCCTAACATCCTTTTCTTTTTTAAACCACCCTTAATCCATTAACCCTATATCAGCGATGAGAGTTATCGCTTTCGCGGTAATGTAAGGGGTGAGATGATAGAGGACATCAGGAGGATAATGTTGACTGCTCAGAAAAATGAGATTACTGAGCATTATGTCTATAGAAAGCTGGCCCAATCTATGAAGGATCCTAATAACAGAGGTGTTTTGAAGAGTATTTCAGACGAGGAGCTTAAGCATTATGAGTTTTGGAGAGAATATACGCGTAAGGATATTAAACCCAGCAGGCTTATAATCTGGAAATACTTCTTAATTTCCAAGATTTTCGGGATAACCTTTGGAATAAAGCTCATGGAGAGAGGTGAAGAGAAGGCCCAAGTTATATATGAAAAAATAGCTGAGCGTATTCCCGAAGCTTCTAGAATAGTTGAAGATGAAGATTCACATGAAAAGGAGCTTATGGGTCTAATTGATGAGGAGAAGCTCAGATACGTTAGCTCCATAGTTCTAGGATTAAATGATGCGCTTGTTGAGCTTACAGGGGCGCTAGCTGGCTTCACGCTGGCTTTGCAGGAGGCGCGTTTAGTTGCGATGACGGGATTAATCACTGGGATTGCAGGGGCGCTCTCAATGGCTACATCAGAGTATTTGTCAACTAAATCCGAGGCGGATGCTAAGGATCCGATTAAGGCGGCCGCATATACGGGTACAACCTACATCCTCACCATACTATTTCTGATATTACCATACATGCTCTTAGATGAGATCTATATATGCATTGGTTTATCGCTGATGAGCGCGGTAATACTTATTTCCCTATTCACTTTCTATATATCTGTGGCGAAGGATTTGCCTTTCAAGAAAAGATTCCTAGAGATGACCGTTATAAGTCTCGGAATATCTTGCTTAACCTTCCTTATAGGCTTTCTAGTAAGAATATTTCTGAACATAGAGATATGAGATATTCTGAGAAGAATTCATAGTAAAAAAGATAAGTGAGGTGATGTTTTAAGGGTTTACGAAAAAACTTTCACTCCAATTTCTTGTAGCAGAGCCACCAGTCTAGGCACTTTATTTCTCCAGCTTTCTCCTGCTCTCTTCTCTTCTGGATCATGTCTACAGTGTTTGCGGGCGGGACTATCACGTTGTCGCCGACTATCTCATTGTTCGGCCAGTTGGCTGGTATAGCGTAGCCTTTATCAGCGATCTGGAGCGCTCTCACCATTCGGAGAATCTCATCCATGTTTCTGCCAAGCTCCATTGGATAATAGAGTATAGCTCTGATAATGCCCTTAGGATCAACTATGAAGACGGCTCTCACAGTCTGTGTTCCCGCAGCCTGCTTATGGCGCATGCCTAATCTTGCGGATATTTCTCCAGTGTTATCCGCAATTATTGGGAACTGTATCTCTACGCCGAGCTTCTCTTTAATCCACTCCTCCCATTTCAGATGCGCGAAAACCTGATCTATGCTTAGCCCTATTAGCTCGCAGTTTAACTTCTTAAACTCGTCATATCTCTTCTGAAACGCGACGAACTCTGTAGTGCATACTGGCGTGAAGTCCGCCGGGTGGCTGAACAGGATAAACCACTTACCGCCATAATCATCTGGAAGCTTAATCACGCCTCTAGTAGTTCTAACCTCCATCTGGGGGAATCTGTCGCCTATTAACGGCATCCTATACTCTTCCATAAAAATCCCACCAATAAAATTAAGCGTGAAAAGTAGATATAAGATTTGCTTGCGAAAATCGGCTTAAAACAATGGTTAGAAAACCGCTTTCGGAAGATTTATCACAATTATCGCGAAATTTTCACAAAATATTTGAGTAAGATTAAATTATCCTTTTAGTGGCTTAAGAGATGCTACGACACCAGTTCTTTTACTTTTCTCACTATGCCCGCTGCATCTATTCCTTGCTCCGCCATGAGCTCCTCCGGTTTTCCGGAGTGCGGCATCTTTCTGACCGCCAATATATGTGGCTTTATCCCTAGCGACGCCACAGCCTCGCCGATCCCGCCCTCCGAATAATGATCTTCAACCGTTATTATACGCCCCGTCTCCTCGGCGGCCTTGATTAGAGTTTCAGCGTCCAATGGTTTAACCGAATAGCAGTCTATAACCCTGACGCTGATCCCATCCGCTTTCAATTTCTCATAAGCTTTTAAGGCTTCGTGAACCGTTATCCCGGCCGCCACAATGGTTGCCTCATCATTTCCGCTACATTTAAGAACTTTTGAACCCCCGATGTGAAATTCTTCATCATTATTATAGATAACCGGCGTTTTAGGCCTAGTTGTCCTAATGTAAGATATGCCTTCAAAGTTTGCCATTGCGCATGTAAGCTTCTCGGCGCTCACAGCGTCGCATGGATAGAGGACAGTGCTGCCGAAGACCGCTCGAAAGAGGGCTAAGTCCTCTAAACCCATCTG is a genomic window of Candidatus Bathyarchaeia archaeon containing:
- a CDS encoding VIT1/CCC1 transporter family protein encodes the protein MIEDIRRIMLTAQKNEITEHYVYRKLAQSMKDPNNRGVLKSISDEELKHYEFWREYTRKDIKPSRLIIWKYFLISKIFGITFGIKLMERGEEKAQVIYEKIAERIPEASRIVEDEDSHEKELMGLIDEEKLRYVSSIVLGLNDALVELTGALAGFTLALQEARLVAMTGLITGIAGALSMATSEYLSTKSEADAKDPIKAAAYTGTTYILTILFLILPYMLLDEIYICIGLSLMSAVILISLFTFYISVAKDLPFKKRFLEMTVISLGISCLTFLIGFLVRIFLNIEI
- a CDS encoding trypsin-like peptidase domain-containing protein translates to MLLSEDEIVEIIENASRSVVNINTLRVFHDFFYQVVPVEGIGSGFIFEERGYILTNYHVVEGAERIIVTLTDGRVFEAKLAGAYRGLDIAVLKIDAENLVAAKLGDSDKLRVGQRVFAIGNPFGLAGGPTVTSGVISALRRTIHSERGIFRDLVQTDAAINPGNSGGPLININGEVIAINTAIIPFAQGIGFAIPINAAKEVAREIILRGYYTRPWLGIAGVSINRRIAEYYGLPVEHGVLVARVTPGSPADKAGIERGDIILEFDGRRIGGVEELQGIISEKKHGSECEAVILRGVRRFRVKIILEREP
- a CDS encoding 4Fe-4S binding protein, producing MPIDPDFHKKRKIVDNHKGHAVWGPIEPPTKLGIHGTNVAVDWDICEGCGTCIDVCPVGLYDWAEAPGHPVSEKKSDPVRESECIQCLACETQCPTQAIKITPP
- a CDS encoding cytochrome c biogenesis protein CcdA; the protein is MSLNKFYIIILLSIIAALLSQIILVNAKANIEVFIYDFPEFESSKYMNNYLSKYSELKPTFYYLNDSSNLKDFLNIANLLVTHGVSVLPPNFCTPCEMARGLNWQEIYIQYLTPLTLIFRDGRLMAMVISRYDENTLEQALTHSSSGNKTKVFLSGGSTELLKDEARTKLEELFKNKIRYQVNFFHILPIIVIAASLDAINPCEFFILIVFLSLVAIRFGREALLKFGLAFSVAIFAAYFMMGLGIWRLIGYLHEARIVVIILGLSLGLRSMLNFIFGLFGLSIGFRETIGSLLNKRFKRIPKLISEKVATQLRRFSNNPVSAFLTGIVTSIFLLPCTSGPYLIALSLIANLETQMQGLLLLILYNGIIMAPFLVITFGIYLLKIKSSRLKRWFSTKQRWLNLISGLLMLTLSIYLIFYAL
- a CDS encoding peroxiredoxin; the protein is MEEYRMPLIGDRFPQMEVRTTRGVIKLPDDYGGKWFILFSHPADFTPVCTTEFVAFQKRYDEFKKLNCELIGLSIDQVFAHLKWEEWIKEKLGVEIQFPIIADNTGEISARLGMRHKQAAGTQTVRAVFIVDPKGIIRAILYYPMELGRNMDEILRMVRALQIADKGYAIPANWPNNEIVGDNVIVPPANTVDMIQKRREQEKAGEIKCLDWWLCYKKLE
- a CDS encoding ABC transporter ATP-binding protein translates to MGLKDDEAVIKYINDTLSFMGLSFKDVKGKYPREFSGGELQRISIARALLSKPNLMIVDEPVSMIDASMRMNILNMFKSLRDDDKVSFIYITHDLATAYYISDDIAIMYRGIIVEAGPAEKVLTERYHPYTKALIEALPEYSKRSEWFTRKTKPPGIEVKEFVMPYCKYAHSCRFKMDICDQKRPPMININGVKVSCWLYKK